The following are from one region of the Salmo trutta chromosome 22, fSalTru1.1, whole genome shotgun sequence genome:
- the LOC115158885 gene encoding uncharacterized protein LOC115158885, protein MNTTTGLLQYTTTGLLQYYRPVTVLQACYSTTGLLQYTTTGLLQYYRPVTVHYYRPVTLLQACYTTTGLLHYYRPVTLLQACYTTTGLLQYYRPVTVLQACYSTLLQACYSTTGLLQYYRPVTVHYYRPVTLLQACYTTTGLLHYYRPVTLLQACYTTTGLLHYYRPVTVHYYRPVTVPCYRPVTVHCCRPVTVHCCRPVTVHCCRPVTVHCCRPVTVHCYRPVTVHCYRPVTVHCCRPVTVHCCRPVTVHCCRPVTVSTLLQACYSKYPATGLLQYTAAGLLQYTAAGLLEYTTYPDGKRLVYELSNHLEATHCSPFENLNDQVQDQSFPQIFI, encoded by the exons ATGAACACTACTACAGGCCTGTTACAGTACACTACTACAGGCCTGTTACAGTACTACAGGCCTGTTACAGTACTACAGGCCTGTTACAGTACTACAGGCCTGTTACAGTACACTACTACAGGCCTGTTACAGTACTACAGGCCTGTTACAGTACACTACTACAGGCCTGTTACACTACTACAGGCCTGTTACACTACTACAGGCCTGTTACACTACTACAGGCCTGTTACACTACTACAGGCCTGTTACACTACTACAGGCCTGTTACAGTACTACAGGCCTGTTACAGTACTACAGGCCTGTTACAGTACACTACTACAGGCCTGTTACAGTACTACAGGCCTGTTACAGTACTACAGGCCTGTTACAGTACACTACTACAGGCCTGTTACACTACTACAGGCCTGTTACACTACTACAGGCCTGTTACACTACTACAGGCCTGTTACACTACTACAGGCCTGTTACACTACTACAGGCCTGTTACACTACTACAGGCCTGTTACAGTACACTACTACAGGCCTGTTACAGTACCCTGCTACAGGCCTGTTACAGTACACTGCTGCAGGCCTGTTACAGTACACTGCTGCAGGCCTGTTACAGTACACTGCTGCAGGCCTGTTACAGTACACTGCTGCAGGCCAGTTACAGTACACTGCTACAGGCCTGTTACAGTACACTGCTACAGGCCTGTTACAGTACACTGCTGCAGGCCTGTTACAGTACACTGCTGCAGGCCTGTTACAGTACACTGCTGCAGGCCTGTTACAGTAAGTACCCTGCTGCAGGCCTGTTACAGTAAGTACCCTGCTACAGGCCTGTTACAGTACACTGCTGCAGGCCTGTTACAGTACACTGCTGCAG GCCTGTTAGAGTACACTACATACCCAGATGGGAAACGATTGGTTTATGAGTTGTCCAATCATTTGGAAGCTACCCATTGTTCCCCTTTTGAAAATCTCAACGATCAAGTTCAAGATCAGTCATTCCCCCAGATATTTATCTAA